In Euwallacea fornicatus isolate EFF26 chromosome 23, ASM4011564v1, whole genome shotgun sequence, the DNA window TAAGGATCATTTACAACTATCAATAGACAGTATGTGATTGGCTTTTCGGTTTCCGtgaaaatcagtggcgtattTGACTCATCAAGATTTCCATaattctttgaaatttgaaggCATAAAtcgcaattttctttttaacatcCCGACTATTTTGAACATCATGCAGGTGCctctttgattttttcaatgcgATTTTCAAGCATGGAAAttagattattttaatatttttgaaagtcgCTGCAGTACTTGATTTCTCagaaaaatttttccatatttaagGCGACGAAATCTAGTTTCCTATCCAGAAGGTGCGCATTGATGCGTTGAATCattcggatttttttaaattgaaaaatgttgcattttttcaaaactgggACGAacctaaataatttaagtaaaatatgttttttgctAGTTTTGGGAAATGGGCAAAAGTTAAGAGTCTCGATTCTTTTTATACAATCCGCCTATTGATCCCCGTAGACCTCGACGAATTATGCAAAAAAGCTTCTATTGccgattttttaagaaacggTGATGAAGGATCTACATCACGTTCAATGGGAAATTGGCTCCCAATGTTTGAATTTTCGATTAAGTATGAAGGCATATCAACTTATGATACATTACTGAAAAGGGAGTTTTGcgctaatttgaaatttggcagAATATATCAAAAAGTGAAATATCACAGCAACTATGAAGTAACCGCcctattttgattttcacattttcaggTTCCATTTCCAGGTAACGTCGCAACTCTCGGGTTCTAATTTATTATAGTTGTACAGTTCCAGAGGCAAGAAACCTTTTCCTCTTTATTGAATGGTAGTTTTAGATACTCGTTAGGACTGATATACgaatataaattaatgtttaattgTTGTGAATCGCACACTTCACACACTTTCATTgcgaaaatttcaagtttgagCGTCGGAGAGTTAACTCCGTATGAAAGACTCCGATTGCGAAACGATCGAAAAGAATAATGAACTTGCAATTTTCGACTGCGAATTTAAAGGCGGCAGCTGATTTGTAATTCGCTCCAGTTGTTTCCCCAGAATTTGAACAAAGGTTGTGCTGTAATGTTGTTATTCTCACTTTCAAAGTTAGTTTTATTGTCCCTGTCTCAAGCAAATAGCTATAGAGCGGAACGGATGCGGATCAGCGCCGCCGGCCCTGCATACACGCCATTTCGATAGCATATAGCTGCTTTGTCCGTTAATGTTCCTGCCATCGATAACATCACGCATTTTGATAGCAATAGTTTGCGTGTTACGTGTCCTAGAAATTACcctgtgttaaacaaaatcacACACATATCCAAGCCATTTTCTCACATGGCCTCCTGATAATGTGCTTCTTTTATTGTACTAGAGTCCTCTAAAGTAACCGCGACTACTTTGTTGCTCCAGCGCACGTTTAGTGCTTACTTTGTAGTAATTAGCAGTTAGTGCCTATAACTCTTCAATGAATGAAATATCCCAAcgccaattttgaaattgggaCCAAAAATGTAGCAAACAGTTCCAGGTTCTTTGCAATTCTCGAAATTTCAAGGTTTGCCTTTAGCACCCGCTGATATTGTGTATATTAATAAGTGTCTTGGTGTTTGTTACAATATTGTTCGTGTCTTGGGATATAGCGGTGCTTCTCTGTTCCATTAGTAGTCGCTGTTTACCTCCCTCATGCGCCAGCTAAATTCTTCTTAAAACTATTAAGACTGATGCGTTGTTTTATCTACTTTactagcaaaaaaataaaggcaatatattgtaatatatttttgtgctAAACGTTTGTTACATACATAAttgaaacaatgaaattttaaaaaactgtttttgtaGTGGCCTATAGCAGTGATGGCCAGTGTTGTATAGCGGCTTGGCCTATCTACTTGCATGCGCTTTTTAacctttattattataaatacacACACGCTTGTTATAACTACATACGTACTACAGTTTTAATGCTATATACACAATGTTCAGTTCTCGACACAATGATCCGAATCTGATATGTACAGAATTTTCGAGGATAATCATTGAATTAACCCAAAATCCAAGTGGACAATAAGAAATGTTGGAAATTTCCACTTGTTAGCACATTACGATTAACGCAGAGGTATTTTGAgagttgttaaattaaaactgttattaAATGTGTGAATCTGAtacaataattgaaatggtGATGGTTTTTCGATGGGGCCCATCCTGGagaaactttcttttttcagTCTAACTCTTCACTCAAAAGTCTCTCTATGGCGAAAGTCGTTTCCTCGATAACTTTTTTCGACTATATTGTGGCTCCATTCGGGCTTTTACGCAGATTTTCCGGGTTATTAGCTCCAGGGTCTCCCCAATTAacgtattaatatttttagctgGATGGATCTGTATAGGGAGAGATAATAAGCTTCTTATAGAGAAAATTAACGTGGTGTTTGGTTTATTCCAATACAATCCTTACTAATTAAAACCTCGGGATTAACTCCCTTTTTCcgtatttaaaacattattaggTGTCTACGGGGTGGTTCAAcataattgcaaaattacatatattcaaaaataaagaaaaactgttAAAGCTGACCGACCGTTTCTCCGGTGTCATACGCGGTAAGACCGATAATACAGTAGCTGTCACCAATCAGAATCCTCGTCTTGGTGATGTCTTaacttaaacattttataCTTAAGGCGATACGGTCATCCGGAGTCCGTCTTCCTTATCTTAACAAACATCAGGACAACAAATAAAGACTTTCTTTCAGTTACAATTAGAgtgaaccaccctgtattgaTTTACCTCGACACAAAAATCTTCTTCTGTTTTTCTACTCTCTTTTGCGTCCAATCTCCGTGGGCCAAAAATTAGTTTATCGTTGTTGTAGCTCAAACTCTGCCCAAGGATCAGAGTTACAATCACTTAACTGAGCTCCGCCATTCCACAACTAAACTAAATCTAATGACAATCATATTTATTCCATTACATTGATGTTGATAATATTCCACCATATACCAAGGGAGGTCCACGTATACAGAATCATGTAGctacagtttgaaaagtttattttgtaatatattCAAATGTTAAACTAACGGGTGTCACATgacaatttgaagcacattatcCGCATTCCATGTATACACTGTTGGTCctgttaaaaatatcttgaTAATTTATATGTTGTAACaatataaagtatttttaaaaatttgaaaaaaaaacagtgttGTAGTCCGGCAACAAAGTcggaacgatttttttaatacttagaggtatttgttttatttggttGATTGgaagtttctattttttcatcTAGACGAGTTTCTTGTTAATGATATACATAAGTGTGCCTAGTCAGTAGTTCAGGTCAATTTGGAACTCTATAATAATAGCGCCTTTTCGTCTGTGcagtttttcattgaaattcacGTGTGAAGACCCTAATACATTCCTATATATTCTGATGCATTCCATTCGGGGCACTTTTCAcacaaatggaaaaaaagttaatgaaaaattacctgGTCGCTAAAATACGTCCAAGGGTGCAGACGAAGGGCCTACGTTTTTAGGAAAAGGTTTTATATCTTTCATAGCCGATAAGACAGGTAAAATGGTAAAGGTATTTGAGAATGTTTAAGGGTGGACAAAAGCGCCTTTCAACCGCAGCAATTTTGCCTCCATAGAGATATGGTTCCTTTTCCTTTACATCTCTGTtcgttaatatattttataactatttattattatttttaaggaatttgaatatgtccaaatattttaagtacGATGTTTGATAAGTCATATCAGTTTGTTAAAAGCGTGTATTATTGCAGTGGTGTATTTAATAAAGCATTTCATTTTGCTTGAATTTGATTTGTGTTCATTTCTTCCTTATTGTTATAAGTTCAAGGATgagtatataaataaaaatataaaatatcttacaaaattcaaataatgtgAGTAATAAATATAGAATGACTACGTTTGATGACGCTCGAAACcgtgacttttttttaaatagccaTAACCTGAAATGTCAGTTTTTAACACATGTCTTAACATTGGCCTTAAAATTTTCCTGTCATGgcggaaattattcaaaaattgattagtTCTTATAggaaaatatccaaaatttcttgtttattagTGTTTCCATCGcgttattttcaaagtttgtatCATAATTTATTCGAAAATCGCGATAGTAGGAGCTACATATTTACAGATTTAGATTCCGTTAAATCTAgttcaaatttggtcttctttgGAGTGTTCTACCGATAGCTCTAAGATACTGCTTATGAGGTAAGTAGCATCTACAATATGTAGTAGTTTGAGATTCAGAACCTATTAATACTGCTAACGTAAATACAAGCTACAACCGGGGTTACAGTATATAAAGAACGTCCCAGCAATCTCACTTAGTCTTATAGAatacatgaaaaaaatgtaagcTGCTATAATTTTGTATCCATAGGCTCAATTTACGAATCTATCCATCCTTATAGTGACAGATGGAAactgatttttcttaaaaagctTTCAAAGTATCGTGtctaaattaacaatttttttaatacgattCTAATTTATATTGCTTGTTACCTTTCGAATTAATTTACCTCGTTTTATTCCTCAAGGACGGACTAGGTTTAACAGAATAGTATCTTTTTTTCAGTCTGTGTGATAAAAGAAccacaatattatttttggaccGACTAAACCCCAAGCTAAAAAAAGGTCTTAGTCTCATAGCAGTCAGTATATAGTTGTAAATACGATTTTTCCTTGAATTTCTGTCTTTTACAGAAATCACTCAGCATATTTACACCCCATGGCAATCATTCAAAGATTGCTtctcatataaatttaaaacaacttaGACtgctttaattaataaattaaaggcCCATTTCCTTTAAAACATCTCAAACAATAATGAACGTGACAGACACAACATGTGATGGAGGCTATTTGGTTTCATATGCTCAAGTGGCGGAAGGCCTGCTTATTTTTCGCACAGATGGTTAATAATGCGGGCGTTCTCTTCTTTTGAAAGATGCTAATCCCAAAACTCTTACCTTTGTTATATTATATCCAAAAGAAGGATTCAGTTTTTGACATGATTTCGTGCTAACATTTGTCTTTATTCTCCTGATGGGACATCCGTTTTAACCAATCACAGGGGTACAACACATTACGTGGCagtttaaagaagaaaaattggtCCCATGCCTCCGAGGGCCTCGAAGGTTTGGATCGTAAATTCCTGATgctatattattaaatttctgtcTTTTACGACCTTATTCTGAGACTCCAAGTAtcaatttttatgtgtttCAAATACAGTTCAATCGCGATAATGTGAACACAAAAAATCTCAAGCCGATCACACTAACGGAATTGTTCATACTAGTAAATATTAAGGGAATTATAAAGTAACCATTTACATGCTTCTAGTATATGGATTCTATGAGGGAAATGAACGTATGTATGACTTGTAGTAGAAAGAACGTATGTATACTTGAGTCTATTATAATAAACTTTCGCGAGTATTGAAAGGCAACgggtaattttaatataaataatattaatcgaAGACGCCAACGCCAAAAActgagaacaaaaaaaatatagtgCCATTTGAATCGATTGGTAGAATATCTGTGATAATAGAAGGTTTCAAAGAAACCTATTcctaattgaattttcaataattcccaatataaaaatataaaaataaattataggtAAACCTTCAAGAGGTCCATTGAGAGCTACaattatatttacatatttattgtaCATATTGAAATAATTCCCTGCATCAGTCAAAAATAtgtgattaataaaaattacaaattttggaCCATTCGGTGAAAGGTTGTGTCTCTGCAGAATCGTCATATAACGTTTAGGGTCATTAGTAATTACATAACAATCATACAATTCTCAAAGTTcttaaattttaccacagcGACATGAGACTGGTTTTACCTGGCCTTTCTTCCCATATGTGTACTAATTACAATTAATGTGCAAATATGGATATATCAGCTTAGTTTAAATTGCCGTTGTAGTAAGGAAGTAGCAATATGTTTACCAATACCATTTGAATATAGGAGCCTAATAAATGATAAACAAATGATGTTAGAAAAAAAGgtagtttattaaaataaagaaaatataagtAATTAATCATATCTCTTAAAAATGGTacttatctttaattttcaagGGAAGAGATATAATTTGttgccacttttcaaatttggaatgtAAACTCcttgtaaactcgtacacttttttgactattacaacggcaaagtccataaactaacagcatatccaccatttcagaataagtgaatttattggccatacttggatatttacaggaacaagaagcgaaactgacaagaaaaactgagggctaaataaaaaaactgacatttgagaaacaaattcaagtgttaaaatgtcaattaaaaacatagccaactgagttatttacttaaaagcgccaacgcaaatatgcagcgcattagaattatgcgtttttctccaaaaccgttgcttctagcgacgtcaataaagtataccttttctaagtataaaaggtagggcaaaaggtttttaaataccaaaataatatacaccgtggcacaaaaaagttacagagatttaaatgtgtcctaatggtcgcttgtggcgccccctagaagaaacaactaaatcgttaataaatttgaatttcgtatcctaaaacaccctcaaatatgaaatttcgtgaaattaactcaaagaaatcgaaagatattaaagaaaatgtgatttttttttcaactttaacaccctgtagctccataattatcaacttttggactgagggaagtttagttaaatcgacttattttcactcaaacaatctgcggtattattttggccacgtaattcgaggacaccctgtatatacacatacatacatatataaattatttatgaacgtGACGTATTTATTATTGTCAGAAAATCTAAGTTGGTCTTGTTCTTGGGAAACCTCCGGCTTCTTTTTCAATCAAGTTTTCTTTGCaatagaaaatgtattttttattccatCGGGATATGTGCGCATAATGAAACTGCTGCCTCGAATTCGTAACTTTTCTCCTATTTTACTAAATCTGAAAACATCGCAAGCACCGTTTCAAAAACCGATCAGCTGTATCTACAATGAGCAAGTCGTACCGATATCACTTCGTAGATGAATCACTCGAATGTTAGCGCAGCGATGAGGAAGATGTTCGTAATTCACGCTGTActaataattggaaaaatcgGGTTTTCTTTCGTTCTAAAGACTGGTAAGGTCGCTGTTTGGCTGACTCGATGAGTGACTAATTTAGTGATGGAAAGTGGATGGCGTTCAATCGTTACTTTGAGTGAAAGTGGATTTTGCTGCCCTTTGTGATTCTTGTTTAGGGGTGAATTCTGATTGTTGTCTTTGTAGTTTACAAAGTTACAAAGTTTTTTTAGGTCAATGAAAACgacaaaattagattttttgttgaaactCGAAATTATTTGCTATTTTGACTCTTGTGGAATGTACTTagagccatttttgaatgtaGCCGATGAATGACGTCGCAACCTGATCTGTTTCGAaagcaaacaattttttttaagaattaatactgatttttttgtgtttcaggTCTCAACTGTGTACGTCTTTGCTTCAAGtcgaaattattataaaacggatttaagattttttttcaggaattaatatcacatttttcaggtattaatattaatttttgtcaggaataaatattgttttttttccaatactgCAGactacatattttaaaaataagccCGACAGGATGCCtaagaataaattaattttttgatgcGAATTTATTTGTGTATTCAGAAAAACGAACAACATTTTGCAAATctgttataataattaaaataagtttgtagttatttaaaataaaaacatttttcatatttttgttgccACTAACCAACAATGATTAATTGCAAGGTATCTGTACCGTctcccaaataatttttttataaaaaaaactatgcctagcaaaaatgttgtaagagacaaaacagttttaaaatgaagtcATCTTAtgaaagacaaaaaaattagttatttgtACAGTGGATACCACCGcgccatttttaatatgtatttcCACGCATTAAAAAGATTCCGTACATATCAAAACACGCCAATTTATTTAGTAACTTTTAGTtctaaaattagtgaaaattgataaaagcgtttgacaaatattaaaaaaaaagatattaatttgagaaGTTTAACGGCTTCCAGCGGCAAAATGAAGCAACATCAAACATAAGTAAGTTTGTCTAGAATGGCTTATTTTTGGTTTACGAAGTTTTGGTCAAGCCTTGTACACTAATTttatggacaccctgtatataagaaaattaataaaattatttaaacatttaggATTTTAAACTTTTCCTATAATTAATGATTTCACCTCATAAAAATTTGACTTGGCATTAGTACGACCTAAATGTGTTCCGTCGTCTGACGATTTTTAAACCATGAACACTGTTTTCAGTCTGAGAAATACAAGTTTTATCATGTAACAACTGTCAGTACAGCCCAAAGCCGTCTATATGGGGTGTTGTACGGTGTTTAATAAGGGGAATCTTTACAATAATGTGTGTatgattaaatatatatttaaataagaatataattttaattatattattcacACCAACGAGATTTTGCTTTGTTCATAGCATTGAGTGTTCATATTAGTTTGACTGTATTGGAGATTGTTTGCAAAGGTCAGTTTAAATTAAGATATGGTTATCCGCGTTTCGTTTCCGCTTGAAGGTGTTTCTTAATTatatacaataattattatcgaaAATGTCCTTTTAAAGGAAGTAAAAGAAACTATGTAGTTCAAACAGGTTTTTAACGTAGGTTtcacagaaaataataaaaaatcatttgaatttgTCTCTAAATATCAACAGTAAATATATTGTAATTCTTACAAATTAATGCAATTCCAGATAACTCTTAAaattaagctttaaaaaatggcACATTTTTTACTGAAGCCTACATTGTATgttcaatttagttttttattatgtcACATTCTAATTTTACAGACCATTCCCtaaatatttgaagttttttcaatattatctTTTGCTTTTTTACTTAGATTAAACTCTGGTCTcaataaaccaaaaaactATCACGAGCCTTTTAAATGAGAGTTAAAGCTGCTACTTCATATCCTACCCCACACATATTGCTCCCAATGGCAATATACAAATAGCCATTGTCTCCGAAATCTTCACCCCACGAATTGCGCACAATATAATAAGGTATGTCTGCAGTTAGATTGTAACCCACAATTTGAACTGCATGGCTTAAATTGTCATCACAGTGAAACTGAATTATACCCCCCACATAGTTTTGCCAAGTTTGACCATTCACGCCTACAGCTACTGGTCCGTTTGTAGCTAAAAGttttaagatgacactttCCCGCCcaacaaaactaaaatatcataaaatattctaataaaTTGTATCATATCATCAAGTACATCAATTGATCACTAACTTTTTACAGACATAATCCTTAACTTGAACTCCTCCTTTGATATCTCTCCTCTGGCATTTTTGGTCCTTGAGCTTAAGGGGATAATCAGTCTCATTAGCTACGGTAACATTGTAGTCTTTCAGCCACTGTAGTAAAGAGCAAATGTCCCCTCCCTCACATCCTCTATTGTATGTTGAGCAATCAATCATTTGCTGAACACTTAATTCTACCAACTTTTTATCTTTGATTGCCtgttattttaagaaattttcataagtCATTATCAAGTAAAAAGAAATCCATAAGTTACCTGCATGGATTCTAGACACTCAGTAACAGCAAAAGCCCAGCATGCCCCACAATTTTCTTGCTGTTTTACTTTGGTAACTATTCCTGCCTCCCTCCAGTCAACTATTTTGGGTATACTATCATCCCAAAAAAATTCGTCTACATTGTTCCgtttaacatattttgaaacgGATAAGTGCCTGTTATTTTGAAACAACATGAATTCCTCAGGAGTCAGATCTGAGAATTTTGTAAGGCCATATTTTGCagaattattgtttgttttattaacgttCAACAGGTCAATCAATCCTAAGGATTTCTAGAATGATTTTAAGAAAGGATAGAAGACAATACTTAGAAGTTACTTTGAATGCATCCAATCGATGTTTATATATAGTCTTGTCTGGGTAAGATTTGTTATACTTTACAAGGTACTCCTGAAAGGCTTCTTCGATATTCGGATTATTAGGGTAGTATATAGGTATTATGAAGAAGAGTAAGGCCACATAGCAACCTACCTCCAGATAGGTCTTGTAATCAATTGGCATTTAGAAGGAGTAGTTTTGcctgtaaatttaaatgaaaaatacctGTGTTCTAGACTTGCAGAGAAATAAAATGATCATTAATTGATCAACAAACGATAAGTATTGTAATGAGGAttataatttgtaaataagaTAATTGtaacaatgcaatttttaacttataaTATCAGTTCGTAATGCTTCCTTTTTGAGGCTAGGTTTaagtaaatataaacattGAACACCTGATTCTACAAAAGCTGTACTTAGTGCCAgaaactattttaaattaaaccacAAGACCATTATAATTATCGTGacattaaaattcttaataccaaaaatgttttaaacttCTCTTATTGATATGCATCATATTTGGTTCcaaaaatagataaataatacgAATAACtgctgtttttttaattataaataaatgaaattaaaatacaattttaccACAGTACAATAAAGTTTATTCAATTCATTTGGAGCTATTCTAGAGAAATACAAAtcactaataataaatttctattcattttaaaactattttaatcgACTTTACGTCCAACATActtaaaaactattattagctgatttttcaattacttttCTTCTTGTTCCTTTTCACTAGTGGCACCTTCCTTTTTCTTTCCTAACGAATACAAACAACATAAAACACAGATTTTTTTGGTAGATATATCCACTTTCAAAAGCTTTAGGACATTAAATTCATTTCCATAGAAAAAGGCTATTGACTATTTGGCCTTTTCGCCCTTGTGACAATAAAAGTTACatctatatttaaataatcaaccataaaatgcaaagaaactaaataaattataaatggaaATGCTCCAATAAAGTGGTTGAAGGGAAACGAAATCGAGATGGGCTTGTCAGACAAAGAGGGTTCAAAATACTCCAGTTGTAGGCATTATATGTCCATCTTCTCTGGCTTTGTTGCAgtctttcagtttttcttaTGTGTGTGTTTGTGTAGTAATTGATTGGTTGGGTAGACTATGTAGTGGGTTGTCGGGATGTCCAATCATTGTAATAAGTTTTAGTGTAATCTGTTGTTCCTTGTATGTATTGTTCAGTTGTTTGCGTTGTATTTGTTCTCAGTATGTGTATGTAGTGTAGCAGATAGACTTacgaattttgcaatttttttaatgatccttTCATCTTTCGACGTCAGAGacagaaaatgttttacgTCTTTAGTAATTCTTATAATTGGAATACGTTAagtgaatttcagttttttatcgATTACTACTCCCAACTATTTCGCATCGTTTTTTGATTTAGCCATATTTCGCATAGAAACAACAACAATCCTATTGTTACACTTTTGAGTTGTGCGATCCAATATAACacaaacatataaaaaaatcaccgaTACCACATGCCAATAACATTAACACTATACTTTTGACACGGTCACCAGTACTTCCAATCTACCAACACACCATTTATTGTATTGAGAGTGATTCGTTTACCAACCTTACCTTTTTCCTCGGGCTCCACTGGCGACGTTTGAGTAGAGTCAGGAGATTGATAATTGCCTGGAGGTAGAGCAGGTGCTGCAGAAGGTGGAGGGGGCGCCGAACCGTCAAGCGGGGCTTCTGGTGCATACGGATGCGGAGGTCGGTTCtgaaataaagtaaataattgcTAATAAATGATGATTATTGAAACTCAAATATACATACCTGGGGAGGATATTGTGGAGGATAGTTTTGAGGTGGATAGTGTCCGTATCCAGGATATTGACTTGCAGGGGGGTATCCCTGCTGGTGGGGGGGGTAATTGGGGCCTTGTTGTCCTGGAGGATATCCGTAGCCTTGATGTGGAGGAGGAGGTCTAGCCGGTAGTGGCACTCCTTGAGGAGGGGCAACAGGAGCTCCTAAAAAACCTCTTTACAATGCTACCGCCCACAAATCATATACAAAATGAACGTATCAGCACGTCCTTTAAAACTCTATTCGTATACCTTGAGATGGGTATTGCTGAGGGTACGGTTGTGGTGGTCCTTGCGCTGGAGGCATCATAGGTCCTGGATGAGGTTGTGGTGGTGGTGCTTGTGACTGTGGGGGCTGAGGTTGAGGGTGTTGATGAGGCGATGGTGGCGGGCCCGATGCAACCTGATGTGATGGCttcaaaacacatttttagcATCACACCCTTTCTAATTCTTTTTTACTTACGGGTGAAACATGAGGGGGTGGGCCATGTGGTGCTGGTGGGGTATTATACTGAGAGGGTGGTTGTCCCTGATGTGATGGGGGAACAGCTTGCTGTTGAAGTCGAGGGGGCTGCTGGATAGCAGCTTCCGTCGGCTTTTCTGGGGATTCCTTTGGCGATGAAGCTCCATTAGCTGGAACCACTGGTGGAGGTGTTGTGTCCATGGGTTCAGGCTGCAATTATGGTTGAAATTAATTCCCAGTTTTCGCGTTAAATATCAATGAACCTCAGCTTGTCCATTTTGTTGCACAACTGGGGCGGGAGAAATTGCCCCCGTGCCGTTTACAACAGGTTTTTTAAGCTCATCCTGCGGTTTTGTCCTTTCTTTCTTTACAATCTCATACTGCCTCTCTACCATATTTAAAAAGGTTTCCTCATCGACTGCAGGTTTGCAAtgctgcaaaaatatttttcacacaaaaaatattttttaccacaAATCATGAATATGCACCTTCTTTAATTCATCCTGAAACTGCTCGCTACTCTCGACAAATTTCCTCTTTTTCGCCTCAAATTTCTCTTCAATTTGCTGTAATTCAGCTTCAAGTTTCTTCTGGTGCATTGTCAAAGATTGTACTTGTCtctaaataacaaaaataatttcttctttttgtgAGGTGAAATGAAAGGAAAACCGCTAATCTAAcgttatatacatatatataatatGGTTAGATAGAATGTCCATCAATCACTAACGccgaatatttaatttattcatcaaAGCAAAATTATGCCAGAA includes these proteins:
- the LOC136346411 gene encoding cathepsin O-like, producing MPIDYKTYLEVGCYVALLFFIIPIYYPNNPNIEEAFQEYLVKYNKSYPDKTIYKHRLDAFKKSLGLIDLLNVNKTNNNSAKYGLTKFSDLTPEEFMLFQNNRHLSVSKYVKRNNVDEFFWDDSIPKIVDWREAGIVTKVKQQENCGACWAFAVTECLESMQAIKDKKLVELSVQQMIDCSTYNRGCEGGDICSLLQWLKDYNVTVANETDYPLKLKDQKCQRRDIKGGVQVKDYVCKNFVGRESVILKLLATNGPVAVGVNGQTWQNYVGGIIQFHCDDNLSHAVQIVGYNLTADIPYYIVRNSWGEDFGDNGYLYIAIGSNMCGVGYEVAALTLI